The Phaseolus vulgaris cultivar G19833 chromosome 10, P. vulgaris v2.0, whole genome shotgun sequence DNA window TTGGTGAGCGTTGCAGGGTTGGGTTCTGCTGTTTTCTTTTCCCAGCCACACCCCTTTTCCTACTGGGATTGGATTTCTATAAGGAGGTAATTCACCATTCACCTTCAAAAAGTATCAGCTTAAATTACAGTGGTGATCTTCTTCAATTTTTATCTGTGATGTTAGTTTTTTCTTTCATAATTTTAGTTCAGTTGCTAGACATTATGTAATATTGGTTTGATTATTAACTTTACATACATTTTTATTAACTGAATTGTTTTTAGTAGAACTTGCAATAATAGGAAATGTGTTAAAAATAATGTTGATAACAGTTCTGCTGTTAACATTATCTTCACCACTTATTAAAGTCTTATATTTGAATCACACAATGCATTGTCATTTGACTTGCTAACAATTTCTATCATGTGATGAATTGCTAGTCACTTTAAGTCTCGTATCATTTATATCATCCAAATGAATCATACTATTCAACAgtacttttcttttttacttttttttaccaTTTCTGTCATAGAAATTGGAAAGTAACGTTTGTGTAGAATGTCCAAACTATCTTTTTTGTTTCATAATTTTACAATTCAATATGGTTCATAATGCATAATTTATATAACCTTGATCTTCACACTGCCTTAATCTGCAGTGCTCGTGTACAAAATTAATTCCACCAACTGTGATATATAAAACCTCAAAACCTGTTTATAATTTTCTCTTAGGTTTTGATTTTCGAAAAATATTTCACTTTCAAGGTTTCTTTCTGAGAGATGCCCTTTAGTCCGTGCATATGGAGCTATCCGTTTCAATGCAGAAGCTAAGGTGTCATCAGAGTGGCTGGCTTTTGGTTCTTTCTACTTCATGATTCCTCAGGTGAATAAAGTGTTTTctttccaaaaatattttgcTATTCCATTTTTGTGTCAGTATTTATAGCATTAGCAGCCAGAGATACCAAGCCAAAAAAAATGACAGGTTGAGTTCAATGAGCTTGAAGGAGGATCGATGCTTACCATAACTATTGCTTGGGATAATGATCTTTCTTGGTCATGGGAAAATGCAATCAATGCACTCCAAGAAACACTTTGCAATGTGAGTGCTAATAGATGGTCTTTTGAGTTACCACAAAACTTTTTCTCCCTTGAAAGCTGTTAGGACAAAACTTAGACATAGTTCCTTTGGTACTTATGGTTAATCTATAATAAGAATTGGAGTTTCACCTTCCAAATTTATATCGACTTTTGATGCAAACTTTTGTTACATTGATCATTGCCATGAAACTCTAATTTTTTGTGTGGAAAAACCAAAAATACTTTAAGAACTATATATAAGTTGTCTAGAAAGTTATTAAGCAGAATGTTTTATTCAAAACACCACACCTTTGCGGTGTAGGTTTCTTCTTCCATTGTGAACTTTCCAAAAAGTACTCCTCCAACATTAATATTAAGCAGCCATAACATTCCTAGTAATGTAGACTGGGATCTTGCCGTTAATAGAGCTTTACAAATGATAGAGCGAAACGACTCCTTATTAACCAAGGTAATGCACATTTCTGCTGtctatttttgtattttatttccAAGCTTTTGTATCATAACTTGTGTTTCAAGAGTCCATATGAAAACTAATCTTATGCCATTTTGGAAACTCAGGTTGTGCTAGCACGTAGCACTAGAGTAGTGCCTACTGCTGATATTGATCCTCTTGCATGGTTATCTTGCTTAAAGGTATTGCACTTGTGTTCTTCATTCTGCCCCAAGCAAATTGATTTGTGTTCATATTATTTAGTAGCAATTTTTCTTATGCTCCCATCAAAACTATTACAGGTTGAAGGTGAAAATGCATATCAGTTTTTACTTCAGCCACCAAATGCACCAGCATTCATTGGAAACACAGTAAGCATGCACTAAAACGGTTTTATATATTCTTACCGATATATCATTTACATGACATGTCATGATGTTGTGCTGAACATTCCTCAAAGTACACCTACAAATGAATTTGGCACGAAACTCTAACTTAATTTAGGTTAATAGCTTAATTTTTCTTACTTTGCATATCATTAGGTGGATAACATTTTCAAGAACTGTTTACTGAATTGAATCAGCAATGATACGTTTTTCTCCTCTGtttccattttaatttttatgaacTTGATGAATAGCCAGAGCAACTATTTCACAGAAAATGGCTCCACATTACTAGTGAGGCTTTGGCTGGAACCCGTGCTAGAGGAGCATCACAAGCACTAGATCGCCAAATTGAACTTGATTTACTTACTAGGTATACCTTGTTACTTAGATCTTTGACCAAAACCTATGATGCACGAGTATTTTGAAAATATCAGGATACGGTAGGAGAcatgtacatattgaataatgtataaaaattcttaaaacataataaatatataattgcaATACTGTGAATCcaaattaaaatcacatttATTAGACATTgtcaaaataaaaagttataaattattatcatCATAAAATATTGGTGCTTTACAGTTAGATACTTCATTGATAAGTAACAGTAAAGTATCTTAAGAGTATCGGATACTGATATATGTCGGATACGGATACCATAGATCAAAACTGTTGCTTTAGACTAATTTTCTTGATGCATGTGATATCTACCATTTACTTTTATGTCTGGCTCCTCAATTTTTGTTGTTCAAGTTTCTGTCATTTGTTTACAGTCCAAAGGATGACATTGAGTTCACCATAGTTAGAGACACTGTAAGAAGAAAATTAGAGGTAAGTTTATTcgtgtaattttaatttagcaTGGATTGATTATCTGTATAGAAGATGCTTTAATCTGCATTTATGATCTTGTTTCTTATTGAATATTTCCTTGAGCCATTAGACAATTCATAGGTCAACTTGAACAAGAGTTGAAAGGAGGAGCAAGAATTGGAAGGAGGagattcaatttcaataaaatGATTATTGGTTGTAGGATGTGAACTTTTAGAAATTAGAATCTGGTTTACATGTCTTTAGCCACCTGCAGTGTAAAAATCCAGACACCATGGTAGATTAATTGTAGAAGTTTCTCTAATTATAACATTGAAGCTATGTTGTCCTCCATACGACCAAAGCATTGTTGATTGAAAGTTTGAACTTTGTGATGCCACACTCAACCATGTTTCATTTTTCATATTACTTTTGCATTTCGATATATCCACTTTAGAACAATTTTAGCTTGAAGGAGATAAACCTTTTATCTCATGTTTTTCTATCAGGCAGTATGTGAAAGGGTTGTGATCAAGCCAGAGAAAATGATAAGAAAACTCCCCAGGATTCAACATTTGTTTGCTCAATTATCTGGCAGGTTGAGAAGCGAAGAAGATGAGGTAAACATAATATAATTTCAGTACCAAGTAAATTATGTTTCAATGGACATTCCTTGTGAGGCTCTAATTTTCAGTTCTTTACAAATAGAAGAATTTATTCGACAATAATCAGGTTGTTCATCTGCTCTTTTCCTTTTTGATCTTTTAGTTTGAAATTTTGTCATCTCTTCACCCTAGTCCAGCTGTTTGTGGATTTCCAACAGAAGAGGCACAACTTTTAATTGCAGAAACAGGTACATCctcttttttcatttattacCGTTTCTACCCaatcaaatatttttcttattcattAAAGGATTTTTAGCCTGAGAATTTGGATTTTTCGTTTGGAAATAGAGGAAGTCATTAAACTGCAATAAGTCACATTCTTTAGTGCAATGTAGAAACTGAGAGGAGCATAGCATGAAAGTCCATGTACGGACTGAAAATTTAGGGGAATTGGAATATGTTATCTGGGCAGAATGATGGGAACAGAAGTGAGACTTACTGATATTATGCTATATATACTGATTTAGGCTTAATTTAAGACCCTTTTATCAACACTTTTCTAAGGCAAGAAGGCCAAGGCCAAGCAAAATTAAGTTTACAGTTGTGTACAGAGAAGTTAAACAAGAAAGCTTTTAAAAAAGTTGAGGTGCATTgagttaattttaacttatgcaAAGTTTGATTCATTTTACCTCCATGATTCATTTCATTGTTTTCTTCTATAAACACTTACAAGCTTCCATACTAGAGTTTAGCAAACTTGATAACTGGATATTATATTAGTGTACTCTGCTGAAGCTAAGCTAAGTGTGTTGAAAGTTATATATTGGGTAGAAATGGACATAAAGAGCAATATATAAGGAGAAAAGACCTTATCAACCTATTGTTAAGTTTTGAGTTGGAGATAATGTCATGGTGTCTCATATGAATTCACTGCTAAAGTTTTAACTCCAATCATTTTGATAAAATTTACTTACTTTCAAAGACAATATGCAGAAGTATTTGATCGAGGGATGTATGCTGGACCAGTTGGTTGGTTTGGAGGAGGAGAGAGTGAATTTGCTGTAGGCATCCGGTCAGCATTGCTGGAAAAGGTTAGCTATATAAGGGGTTTTTCAAATGACATTCAGTTTGCATAGATTGAAGTTTTTTTGGAGATTTTGATTATATTCCaaaattattcttattaaaTCAAACGTTTTATTCTCTACACTTTTGTTCAAGCGTGATTAAGAACTCTCATATTGATGAATTTGGTTCTTAAACTTTAAAAACCATGTGGATTTAGTCTCACCTAActtttaaaaacatataaagaTTAGACAGGGTACTGAATCCATTTGGTTTATAAAgttcaaaaacaaaattcataGATGGAAAATGTAAGGATCCTAAAACTACAGGAATCATTTTCTTGTGTATTTCTCATGTAGTACTGTAGCAGGAAATGCATCTGATTTATTTTgcattaatattaacatgcatCTTGGTGACAATAGCATATCACTCTCAGAATAGGTTGCTTCCCTTGAGTTTCAGAAGTTTGCACAGATGAAGAGAGATTTTATCTTTTGTTGAGATTAAATATTGATAGCTTTGAAATTCCCATAAAAATATGTGGAAATTGTGGAAAATAACTATGAAATCCCATAAATTTCAGAAATCTTACTATTACCTATTCATGATGTATCAATCATAATCTTGTCATGTTTTGATTATAGGATAGGGGTGCATTTATATATGCTGGGACAGGGATTGTGGAAGGAAGCAGTCCTTATCTGGAGTGGGATGAGCTAGAACTCAAGACATCTCAGGTGTGTTTGTGAATGCAGCTCAATATGGGTGTAAATTCATGCATGGCTCTTTTGTTTAGAGCTAATGCATCCTTCAAAAAGATTGTTAAGGAATTTTTCACTTCACATGATTGTTTTGCACCATCTACAAAGATTCCTTGTCCTAATGATTGTTGAATCATGTTTTGTAGTTCACCAAGTTGCTCAAGCTTGACTTGCCTCAGAGACAAAAAGTAGATTGTAAATGAGCTTCACTGATACGGTTAGCATTGTTAATGACTGAATTTTTAGTTGATGAAGTTCTTTAATAGCCTCTGTGGTTAGGGATTGGTGATTCATGGTTTCTGTTTATCAACTGTTGCATTGAATTAGATTATAAAACCCATAGAGaggatagttttttttttatcaaaatctaCCATTTGTTTGATCAATTTATTAGGACTTCTCTGACTAATTCCCAAGTAAAAAGTGGAGTTAAACAATTCCATCCATCCAAAATGATTTGTGCAATTAATGTATACAAGCAATCATCTTAAACTACATAAAGAAATCACACCAATCATTTTGAATAATATGGATGAACCCCATTTTTATTTGAGATAAATTAGACAATTCTTTTTTAGTATAATCAAACAAAAGGTAAATAATTAAGGAAATAATTATTAACTTTTAGTTTTCAGTGAGAACTCTGTAAAGTAAATAATCACTTCCTCCAAATAAAACTCTTGCCAACATGCACCATCCTTAGATTGGTCATGTTTCATTCTAATGAAGACATATACTTATCCATTTTGAACTGGTTTTTTcaaaagaatgaagaagaatcTAATTCTCCCCTAACTCTAACTGGTTTATTTGATTGCTAATTCTTCTCTTGTTCTTGCAGATTATGGTGTTTCCTTCCTTTGAATATTGGCCTAATAAATTTGGCAATTCTGAGGATCTGGACAACATTTAGTTTGTACAAATGAGGTTTATATAATGGATTAATTTCTTGGCTCATTTGAGAAGATTCAACAAAACTAGTCAATTTGTATATGGTTTAAGAAGCCAAGACTACAATTCTTTCCCCTCATACCTGTGTGGTATTAGGGATTAATCAAACTACTTTGTCAATACAATCTAGCAAGGGATTTTGCATTGGAGGGGTTAAATCAAGGTGTTTGCAAGTAATTTTAGCATTTTAATTAAGCTTTGTATCTTCATTACCTGATAAatcacaaataaaaatattttcctagTCAAATACAAAAAGAATACATATTCATGAACTTGTGGAAAAAGTTTAATATAAAGATTACGTGTCTATCTAGTTATAACTAGCTAACATATTCAATTAGAGAAAAGGTTGAATACTTTTTTTATCCTACTGTAAAAATTAATCTTACTATTTTAAATGTTCTTACTTTTTAGCTGGATTTAAACAGCATCTCATCTCAATGAATTGTGTAaaaaatttcagattttttttatcgaaaaACAAATTCGGAATAAATtgtcaaaaccaaaaaaaaaaaaacttgataaATATGGACAGAAAGAAAAATTTTGGAATCCAAATTAAATAAGAACAAACTACAAAACTCAATGAAAAATTATGTAATAGAAAACACTAATGAACAAATAGCATTCAAAAActcaaagattaaaaaaaagggTCAAAAAAGTTTCTAcaaattttatgataaaaaacacaaacacttgATGCGCACTTCTAAGAGTCAATGTAATAGGTAAAAAACTAGAATTATttgacaattataaaaaaacagaCAAGACTAATGACAAAACAAGATTAGAAACATTAACTCTCACCAAATTACACACAAAACTGAATCAAAAACACAAAAtcattcaagaaaaaaatacccaaatttgaactaaaatgtatttcaacaaaaaatttagGGTTTTGGTGCATATTCATCATACATCAcaaagaaacaacaaaaattgaaaacaaataacTCTACAACAATTAAAGTGAGATGAACTGAACCTGAGAACATGAACATGAAGAACAACCTATGGAAATTTAAGaaacattaaaaacaataaaaataatcgGTGGAAACTGGAAAACAAACTGAGGAAACTCAAAATAACAGTGACAACTTACAAAAAAACGAAGAACATATGGAAAAAGACAAAGATATGGTGCGACATAGTGAAGAACACTAAAAAACaaccatacttttttttttttgagattaAGGCTTATCTGGATTGTAGTCTTGCTCTGACCTACCTGATACAATCCTTCTTGAGTGTTTAGTGAAGATTGATGGAAGACAACGAAAGACTTGTAGATTTGTGGAGGAAGCACCGAATGTTCATGAGGGTTCTTGGTTTGGGTGTGAAATTACAAGGTCCAAAGGTCAAGGAAGAGGTTAGACCAACTTCCTTGAGTTTCTAAGAATACAATGAGCATCATAAAAGAGAGACTTGGATAAGTGCGTTAAGAATTTCAAAAACATAATTTCATATATcaatcaaatttagaaattacaAGAGGGGAATCTCTTATTTATAAGCTAAGGAGACTCCTATGATGACTATGAAGTTCTCAAAATACTCTTTATTCCTAACATGCCATGTAACAATCCTATGTATAAAAAACTCTCCATTCTTAACATTCCATGTGAGAATCCTATGTACACGAAACTCTCAATTCGTAGTTTTCCATGTGTCTTTGAATGATTGGAGAATCATGGGAGGAGGCACCTAACTTACTCTTAAGGAGTTTGAAGAGTCATCATGCAAAAAAGAGACACCCAGAAGGTATATGTCTTTTTGGAGAGAATTATTCCTAAATTGGCTCAGAAATACAAAGTCAGAAATTACTAttctataatttatattttatacaaaacTAAGGCATATATTATCTTTTGTTTTCTTCCAAGTTGATCATCTGCTATTAGTTGAGAACAATAGTGGATTTAGCAAGGATGAAATTGCATCAACTAATCTCCTATTGAAACAGGAATAATTCATCCTCCTTCAAACCATCCAAACTTAAAAGTACAAATTGCGCACATAATATATATTGGTTCATCCACTACTTGGGCTACGTCTTGTCCTCTTTAGCAACTCGCATAAGAGTCTTTATCAATATAAGTATTCTACACCTCTCTAGGTACACAAGTATTTATGGAGTTCTCCCTCTCTTTCCTTAAGTTCTTCGATGGTAGATGGTTTGGGTGATTGGAGAATTGAATAGAAATGGGTAAGAACATGAATGGTTGGGTTCGGAGAATGGTGTTAAGAAGGAGGTTAGGTCAACTTTCTAGCTTTTTCTAAGGCTTTTACACTTAGAGagtgagagaaaaaagaaaagtgagACTTGAGAGAAATTATAAAAACCATTTAGGCAGAAATTCATTACTCaattaaattcttatttttacaATAGAAAATATCCTTATTTATAGAGTCAAAAGTGACTAATGGAATTTAAAAACTCTCCAATCATGAAGTAACATGTGGCACCTAAAATACTCTCCATTCATGATTTGTTGTGTGGAAATCCATGCACCTTCAAGCTCTCCATTGAGGATGTGACAAATGGCATcaaggaagaggagaaggcaagtaGGAGGTGCCTCTTGCTCTGTGTGTGGAAGAAGACTAGTCACTTTGGAAAAAGGAAGGAAAAGACTCCATGTAGGTGTCCATGTGGCGCATATGTTGATGCCATTTAGACTTCCCTTTAAGCTCTTCTATTCTAATCTAGAAATTGTAaattggcccaaatacaaggcataaacaaaattttaaagacTGAATTAGAAATTCCTAATTACTCTATACAAATTTACAAGTCTTCAAAAAGAGAATCTTCTagaaaaaaatcttttattCAACATTTCTTCTCTTTTGAGCCTGATGTTTTAGGTGGTGATGATGGTCCTCCATCAAGTATTCTCCACCTCTCCAGGTACACAAGTATTGTACACCTCTCCAAGTAACAAGTCTCAATCTCCCCCTACGACTAAGACCTGCTAACAAGTGAGAAAAACATCATCGACAAGAGAGCAAACAGAGAAAAATCAAAGGCCAATCTTTACACAATGAAGGATCTATAATATATGGCTCACTCCCCAAACTATGAGTTTTGT harbors:
- the LOC137818333 gene encoding isochorismate synthase, chloroplastic-like — its product is MATATFHKWLTHFTDTKKCSFSPASKGHQTLYFHHYHRHVCQGCCYLSMNGCREGHEQHARTRKPVGTIETRTLAAVASPAMAMYSLNMAISELKSEAPYGTLSGIVRVQVPIEEQVEAIDWLHSQNHLLLPRCFFSGRKHSPNGEENLVSVAGLGSAVFFSQPHPFSYWDWISIRRFLSERCPLVRAYGAIRFNAEAKVSSEWLAFGSFYFMIPQVEFNELEGGSMLTITIAWDNDLSWSWENAINALQETLCNVSSSIVNFPKSTPPTLILSSHNIPSNVDWDLAVNRALQMIERNDSLLTKVVLARSTRVVPTADIDPLAWLSCLKVEGENAYQFLLQPPNAPAFIGNTPEQLFHRKWLHITSEALAGTRARGASQALDRQIELDLLTSPKDDIEFTIVRDTVRRKLEAVCERVVIKPEKMIRKLPRIQHLFAQLSGRLRSEEDEFEILSSLHPSPAVCGFPTEEAQLLIAETEVFDRGMYAGPVGWFGGGESEFAVGIRSALLEKDRGAFIYAGTGIVEGSSPYLEWDELELKTSQFTKLLKLDLPQRQKVDCK